In one Cervus elaphus chromosome 9, mCerEla1.1, whole genome shotgun sequence genomic region, the following are encoded:
- the LOC122700001 gene encoding adhesion G protein-coupled receptor E2-like, which yields MSSVAGLAGLYIMKNGYLRLLPGFLILLILPSESTSLNMKPCAWWCDQNPPCVNTDACRCIPGFSSASEDSFTSPLKSCHDINKCGPSWKVSCGIYVDCQNFNNTWRQCRGNRTLSQKEFENECTNKTLELNLLLLKTMKNAVQKLKKISIHTWTAPSSINSSTLSCFFNRVQNLSENMESVPVQDTIQNLIQGVDEMLEAPRDLETLPSSEQHLVASNLLIGLETVLRGLSRSLDNESLHFSSPSGTEMSLKALDKEDKNVTLIQNNIKMILIWDAVHESNDSGPMVVGLVSMPGIEKLLDKVPLIVDAEEQAVPHETHKELLQETPPILLSDVISVFISNSNTQNLSSPVKFVFKHSRTPETKGKVHCVFWEQGQNGSGHWATRGCRTMDSRDDSTTCQCTHFSSFAVLMAYYDVQEEDPTLTVITYVGLSLSLLCLLLAALTFLLCKAIQNTSTSLHLQLSLCLFLAHLLFLTAIDRTESKVLCTIIAGALHYLYLASFTWMLLEGLQLFLTARNLTVVNYSSVNRFMKKFTFPVGYGVPAVIVAISSASRPHLYGTPKRMLTFKATAQLFILGCTWCLGILQVGPAPQVMAYLFTIINSLQGFFIFLVYCLLSQQVQEQYKIWFKGIKKKKTESEEYTLSSRAMSEPSKHSEVCVPALLES from the exons ATGTCTTCCGTGGCTGGGCTTGCTGGTCTCTACATCATGAAAAACGGCTATCTAAGGTTGCTTCCAG GATTCTTGATTCTGCTGATTTTGCCATCGGAATCCACATCCTTGAACATGAAAC CCTGTGCTTGGTGGTGCGACCAAAACCCTCCATGTGTCAACACCGATGCCTGCCGCTGCATTCCAGGATTCAGTTCTGCATCTGAGGACAGCTTCACCAGCCCCTTGAAGAGTTGCCATG ACATCAACAAGTGTGGACCATCATGGAAAGTGTCCTGTGGAATATATGTAGACTGCCAGAACTTTAACAACACATGGCGTCAATGCAGAGGAAACAGAACTCTTTCTCAAAAAGAATTTGAGAATGAGTGTACTAACAAAACACTTG AACTCAATCTACTCCTGCTGAAGACAATGAAGAATGCAGTCCAGAAACTTAAAA AGATCTCCATCCACACCTGGACCGCACCCTCAAGTATCAACAGCTCG ACACTCTCCTGCTTCTTCAACAGAGTCCAGAATCTTAGTGAAAACATGGAGTCAGTCCCTGTCCAGGACACTATCCAG AACCTCATACAGGGGGTGGATGAAATGCTGGAGGCCCCCCGGGACCTGGAAACCCTGCCCAGCTCAGAGCAGCACCTTGTGGCCTCTAACCTGCTCATTGGCCTGGAAACTGTCTTGAGAGGACTGAGCAGGTCCCTGGACAATGAGTCACTGCACTTCAGTTCACCTTCAGGCACAG AAATGTCACTGAAGgcactggataaagaagataagaATGTCACCTTGATTCAGAATAACATAAAGATGATACTGATCTGGGATGCAGTGCATGAATCTAATGACTCAG GTCCCATGGTGGTGGGCCTTGTCTCCATGCCTGGGATTGAAAAGTTGCTGGATAAAGTCCCCCTGATAGTGGATGCTGAGGAACAGGCAGTTCCACATGAGACACACAAGGAATTGCTGCAGGAAACTCCCCCTATCCTGCTGTCAGATGTCATATCCGTTTTCATCAGCAACAGTAACACACAGAACCTCAGTTCCCCAGTCAAATTTGTCTTCAAACAT TCAAGGACCCCTGAAACAAAGGGGAAGGTGCACTGTGTCTTCTGGGAGCAGGGCCAGAATGGAAGTGGCCACTGGGCAACCAGAGGCTGCAGGACGATGGACAGCCGAGACGACAGCACCACCTGCCAGTGCACCCACTTCAGCAGCTTTGCTGTCCTCATGGCCTACTACGATGTGCAG GAGGAGGATCCCACACTGACTGTGATCACCTACGTGGGACTGAGCCTTTCTCTGCTGTGCCTCCTCCTGGCGGCCCTCACCTTCCTGCTGTGCAAAGCCATCCAGAACACCAGCACCTCGCTCCACTTGCAACTCTCACTCTGCCTCTTCCTGGCCCACCTGCTCTTCCTGACAGCCATCGACAGAACTGAGAGCAAG gtGCTGTGTACCATCATTGCGGGTGCCTTACACTATCTCTACCTGGCCTCCTTCACCTGGATGCTGCTGGAGGGTCTGCAGCTCTTCCTCACTGCCCGCAACCTGACGGTGGTCAACTACTCCAGTGTCAACAGGTTCATGAAGAAGTTCACGTTCCCAGTGGGCTACGGAGTCCCGGCTGTGATTGTGGCCATTTCTTCTGCATCCAGGCCTCATCTTTATGGAACACCCAAACG GATGCTAACATTCAAAGCCACAGCTCAGCTCTTTATCTTGGGATGTACATGGTGTCTGGGAATCCTGCAGGTGGGACCAGCTCCACAAGTCATGGCCTACCTCTTCACCATCATCAACAGCCTGCAGGGTTTCTTCATCTTCCTGGTGTACTGCCTCCTCAGCCAGCAG GTGCAAGAGCAATACAAGATATGGTTCAAAgggatcaagaaaaagaaaactgagtctgAGGAGTACACACTCTCCAGCAGGGCCATGTCGGAACCCTCTAAACACAGTGAG